One segment of Thermoanaerobacter kivui DNA contains the following:
- a CDS encoding ABC transporter ATP-binding protein: MSGKEVLRIEELNVFYGAIHALKGISLTVNEGEIVTLIGANGAGKSTTLNTICGLVKPKSGRIIFEGKDITDKAAHDIVKMGISQVPEGRRVFANMSVMENLELGAYLLKDKVEFKRRLTKVFERFPRLAERKGQLAGSLSGGEQQMLAMGRALMSAPRLMLLDEPSMGLAPLLVKEIFAIIKELNEQGTTILLVEQNAHMALSIAHKGYVLETGNIVLSGPVWELAENPQVKEAYLGG; the protein is encoded by the coding sequence ATGAGCGGGAAAGAAGTATTAAGAATTGAAGAGTTAAATGTGTTTTACGGGGCCATTCATGCTTTGAAGGGAATATCGCTTACCGTAAACGAAGGTGAAATAGTAACCTTAATTGGGGCAAATGGTGCGGGAAAAAGCACTACTTTAAATACAATTTGCGGATTGGTCAAGCCTAAATCGGGAAGAATAATTTTTGAAGGTAAGGATATTACTGATAAAGCTGCTCATGATATCGTAAAAATGGGTATAAGCCAGGTGCCTGAGGGCCGACGGGTTTTTGCTAACATGTCGGTAATGGAAAACCTAGAACTAGGTGCTTATCTTTTAAAAGATAAAGTGGAATTTAAACGCAGGCTTACTAAGGTTTTTGAGCGGTTTCCGCGGCTTGCTGAAAGAAAGGGACAACTGGCCGGCTCTTTATCTGGCGGAGAACAGCAAATGTTAGCGATGGGGCGGGCATTGATGTCGGCACCTAGACTCATGCTTTTAGATGAGCCTTCAATGGGTTTAGCTCCTCTGTTGGTTAAAGAAATTTTTGCGATTATTAAAGAACTAAACGAACAAGGAACTACTATTCTTTTAGTAGAACAAAATGCACATATGGCTCTTTCTATTGCTCATAAAGGCTATGTATTAGAAACAGGAAATATTGTGTTATCTGGCCCCGTTTGGGAGTTGGCAGAAAACCCGCAGGTAAAGGAAGCTTATCTTGGGGGTTAA
- a CDS encoding ABC transporter ATP-binding protein yields MAAILQTHSLGISFGGLKAVQDLNLTLNEGDLVGLIGPNGAGKTTVFNLLTGIYLPTTGDIIFKGESIVGLKPYQIAAKGITRTFQNIRLFGELSVLENVLIARHLHVPYNMMHAIFRLGKFYRGEKEMRDEAYELLKIMNLAHKAEEKAKNLPYGEQRRLEIARALATHPSLLLLDEPAAGMNPRETTELMELIDFIRGKFNMTILLIEHDMHLVMNICERIYVLDYGVNIAHGTPEEIKNNSRVIEAYLGEGA; encoded by the coding sequence ATGGCAGCCATTCTGCAGACGCATAGCCTGGGGATTAGCTTTGGAGGATTAAAAGCAGTTCAGGATTTAAATCTGACCTTAAATGAAGGAGATTTAGTTGGGTTAATCGGACCAAACGGTGCAGGTAAAACAACGGTTTTTAACCTTTTAACGGGGATTTACCTTCCAACCACAGGTGATATAATTTTTAAAGGCGAAAGCATAGTAGGGTTAAAGCCTTACCAAATTGCTGCTAAAGGAATAACCCGCACTTTCCAAAACATTCGTTTGTTTGGTGAACTTTCGGTTTTAGAAAATGTTTTAATTGCCAGGCACTTACATGTTCCATATAACATGATGCATGCTATATTCCGTCTTGGGAAGTTTTACCGAGGAGAAAAAGAAATGCGGGATGAAGCTTATGAGTTATTAAAAATCATGAACTTAGCTCATAAGGCGGAAGAAAAGGCCAAAAACTTACCTTACGGAGAACAGCGCCGATTAGAAATTGCCCGAGCATTGGCTACTCACCCTTCCTTATTACTTTTAGATGAACCAGCAGCAGGCATGAACCCTCGAGAAACGACAGAGTTAATGGAATTAATTGATTTTATCCGAGGTAAGTTTAATATGACTATTTTGCTTATTGAACACGATATGCATTTAGTAATGAACATTTGCGAGCGGATTTACGTTTTGGACTATGGAGTTAATATTGCTCATGGGACGCCTGAAGAAATTAAAAACAACTCTCGGGTCATTGAAGCGTATTTAGGAGAGGGGGCATAA
- a CDS encoding ABC transporter substrate-binding protein → MRKGFVRVVALGLLSFLLLFTSACGNKSESSNAIKIGANLELSGNVATLGQSGLNGIMLAVDEINNAGGVLGKKIEIVKYDNKSDNTEAASVATRLITQDKVVAIIGSCTSGNTLSYVNIAETNKVPVISPSATNPDVTVDPKTGKVREYIFRTCFIDPFQGTAMAKFVLNELKLKKVAVLKDNTAPYSVGLAKFFVEAFKAGGGEILADENYTTQDQDFRSVLTKIKNLKPEFIYVPGYYEQVGQIVKQARELGINVPMGGGDGWDSPKLVEIAGAAALNNTFITNHYSSLMPDPKVQDFVKKYKEKYGSEPDAMAAVGYDTVLVLVDAIKRAGEATPEKIKEALKTTKDVEGVTAKISLDENHNPAKSLVILEYKDGKQTYKAYVNP, encoded by the coding sequence GTGCGTAAAGGCTTTGTTAGGGTAGTAGCATTAGGTTTATTATCGTTTTTACTTTTGTTTACTTCGGCGTGTGGAAATAAGTCTGAGAGTAGCAATGCTATAAAAATTGGAGCAAACTTAGAGCTGTCGGGAAATGTTGCCACATTGGGTCAATCAGGCTTAAATGGAATTATGTTAGCAGTAGATGAAATTAACAATGCTGGTGGAGTTCTTGGTAAAAAGATTGAAATAGTCAAGTATGACAATAAGTCTGATAATACAGAAGCCGCTTCGGTTGCTACTCGGTTAATTACCCAAGATAAAGTAGTTGCTATTATTGGTTCGTGTACTTCTGGCAATACCCTATCTTATGTTAATATTGCCGAAACTAATAAAGTTCCTGTGATCTCGCCCTCGGCAACTAACCCTGATGTTACAGTAGATCCTAAAACAGGCAAGGTAAGAGAGTATATTTTCCGTACTTGCTTTATAGATCCTTTCCAGGGAACGGCAATGGCAAAGTTCGTTTTGAATGAATTAAAGCTTAAAAAAGTTGCTGTTTTAAAAGATAATACAGCTCCTTATTCGGTGGGTTTGGCTAAGTTTTTTGTAGAAGCTTTCAAAGCTGGCGGTGGCGAAATTTTAGCTGATGAAAACTACACTACCCAAGATCAGGATTTTCGCTCGGTATTAACCAAGATTAAAAATTTAAAGCCTGAATTTATTTATGTACCTGGTTATTACGAGCAAGTGGGTCAAATTGTAAAGCAAGCACGGGAGCTTGGTATTAATGTTCCTATGGGCGGTGGTGATGGCTGGGATTCGCCAAAACTTGTTGAAATTGCTGGTGCTGCTGCGCTTAATAACACCTTTATTACCAATCACTATTCGTCTTTAATGCCTGATCCAAAAGTTCAGGACTTTGTTAAAAAGTATAAGGAAAAGTACGGCAGCGAACCGGATGCAATGGCTGCAGTAGGTTATGATACGGTACTTGTTTTAGTTGATGCCATTAAACGGGCTGGTGAAGCTACACCCGAAAAGATCAAAGAAGCTTTAAAGACCACCAAGGATGTAGAAGGAGTTACTGCAAAAATCTCCTTAGATGAAAATCACAATCCTGCTAAAAGCTTGGTGATTTTGGAATACAAAGACGGTAAGCAAACCTATAAAGCTTATGTAAATCCTTAA
- the tig gene encoding trigger factor, whose translation MGVSLKKLEKSVATIELTIPSEKFEEGLNFAFKKNASKFNVPGFRRGKAPRIIVERYYGEGVLYEDAVEYVFDGAYKEALKVFNLEPIDYPDINILQIGKGKDLILEATVPVMPEVELGDYKGIEIEKIEYNVYDGDVEYELEKLRQQNARIVPIEGRAAQEGDIAVIDFEGFIDDKPFESGKAENYELELGSGTFVPGFEEQIVGHNINDTFDVNVTFPENYRVEELRGKSAVFKVTLKALNKKELPELDDEFAKDVSEFETLEELKADIRKKIEEKNRLEAENEMKEKAVIKVVENAKVDIPDVMVERQIDISLRDLDYNLRYQGLDLNKYLEITGKSLEDLRKEMWEGALKRVKTQLVIDKIAKVEKIEATEEELENRLKEMATNYRINLEELKKSLTESQINSIKEDIAYFKTIDFIFSKCKIISKDKVE comes from the coding sequence ATGGGTGTGAGTCTTAAAAAATTAGAGAAAAGTGTTGCAACGATTGAACTTACCATACCAAGTGAAAAGTTCGAAGAAGGTTTAAATTTTGCCTTTAAAAAGAACGCTTCAAAGTTCAATGTGCCGGGTTTTAGAAGAGGGAAAGCACCGAGAATTATTGTGGAAAGGTATTACGGTGAAGGAGTGCTATATGAGGACGCTGTAGAATATGTTTTTGATGGGGCATATAAAGAAGCTCTTAAAGTGTTTAATTTAGAGCCAATAGATTATCCAGACATTAATATTTTACAAATTGGAAAAGGTAAAGACTTAATTTTAGAAGCTACAGTACCTGTTATGCCAGAAGTGGAACTGGGAGACTACAAAGGTATAGAAATTGAAAAAATAGAGTATAATGTGTACGATGGCGATGTAGAATACGAGTTAGAAAAGTTAAGGCAGCAAAATGCAAGGATTGTCCCTATCGAAGGAAGAGCTGCCCAAGAAGGAGATATAGCTGTAATAGATTTTGAAGGTTTTATCGATGACAAGCCTTTTGAAAGTGGCAAAGCTGAAAATTATGAATTAGAATTAGGAAGCGGTACTTTTGTGCCTGGTTTTGAAGAACAAATTGTAGGCCACAATATAAATGACACTTTTGATGTGAATGTTACTTTCCCCGAAAATTACAGGGTAGAGGAATTAAGAGGCAAATCTGCTGTTTTTAAAGTCACTCTCAAGGCTTTAAATAAGAAAGAACTGCCTGAATTAGACGATGAATTTGCAAAAGATGTAAGCGAATTTGAAACCTTAGAAGAATTAAAAGCTGATATAAGAAAAAAAATAGAAGAAAAAAATAGATTAGAAGCTGAAAATGAAATGAAAGAAAAAGCGGTGATTAAAGTTGTAGAAAATGCAAAAGTGGACATTCCAGATGTCATGGTAGAAAGGCAAATAGACATTTCTTTAAGGGATTTGGACTATAATTTGAGATATCAAGGCTTAGACCTTAATAAGTATTTGGAAATTACAGGTAAAAGTTTAGAAGATTTAAGAAAAGAAATGTGGGAAGGAGCTCTAAAGAGAGTAAAGACTCAGCTTGTTATAGATAAAATAGCAAAAGTAGAGAAGATTGAGGCTACAGAGGAAGAATTAGAAAATAGGTTAAAAGAAATGGCAACGAATTACAGAATAAATTTGGAAGAATTAAAGAAAAGTCTCACTGAAAGCCAAATAAATAGCATAAAAGAAGATATAGCCTATTTTAAGACAATTGACTTTATTTTTAGTAAGTGTAAAATAATAAGTAAAGATAAAGTGGAGTGA
- the clpP gene encoding ATP-dependent Clp endopeptidase proteolytic subunit ClpP, translating to MSLVPIVVEQTNRGERSYDIFSRLLKDRIVFLGEEINDTTASLVIAQLLFLEAEDPDKDIWLYINSPGGSITAGFAIYDTMQYIKPDVVTLCVGMAASMAAFLLAAGTKGKRFALPNSEIMIHQPLGGMQGQATDIKIHAERILRLRDKLDRILAENTGQPIEKIKADTERDFFMDAEDAKAYGIIDEVLVRKKK from the coding sequence ATGAGTCTTGTACCTATAGTAGTAGAGCAGACTAATAGAGGCGAACGTTCATATGATATATTTTCTCGCTTGCTTAAAGACAGAATCGTTTTTTTGGGAGAAGAAATAAATGATACTACAGCAAGCTTAGTCATTGCGCAGCTTCTGTTTTTGGAAGCTGAAGACCCTGACAAAGACATCTGGCTTTATATAAATAGTCCAGGAGGTTCTATAACTGCAGGTTTTGCCATTTATGATACTATGCAATATATAAAACCAGATGTAGTGACTTTGTGCGTTGGAATGGCCGCATCTATGGCTGCCTTTTTGCTGGCAGCAGGTACAAAAGGAAAGAGGTTTGCACTTCCAAACAGCGAAATAATGATACATCAGCCTTTAGGAGGCATGCAAGGCCAAGCTACCGACATTAAAATTCACGCTGAAAGGATACTGAGGTTAAGAGATAAGTTAGACAGGATACTTGCGGAAAATACGGGGCAGCCTATCGAAAAAATAAAGGCGGATACTGAAAGAGACTTTTTCATGGATGCGGAGGATGCAAAAGCATACGGCATTATAGACGAGGTCCTTGTCAGGAAGAAAAAATAA
- a CDS encoding branched-chain amino acid ABC transporter permease gives MMEFIQQLINGISVGSIYALIALGYTMVYGIIKLINFAHGDVYMLGAFAGLYATLVLKMSFVPALIFSMIVCAILGIFIERLAYRPLRNSPKIVILITAIGVSLLLEYTTMFFLGPQPRAFPKVFKEISYSLLGGKITISNREILIIAVTVILMILLQYIVHNTKIGKAMRAVSYDMQAARLMGINVDTTISITFALGSALAAAAGVLVGIYYNKVFPLMGIMFGLKAFVSAVLGGIGSIPGAMTGGLILGITESLVSGYGSSLYRDPVAFVILIIILLVKPSGLFGKNVREKV, from the coding sequence ATGATGGAATTTATCCAGCAGTTAATAAATGGAATATCAGTGGGAAGTATTTACGCTTTAATTGCTTTAGGATACACTATGGTTTATGGTATTATAAAACTCATCAATTTTGCCCATGGCGATGTTTACATGCTTGGTGCCTTTGCAGGACTATATGCGACCTTGGTTTTAAAAATGTCTTTTGTTCCAGCGTTAATTTTTTCCATGATTGTGTGTGCTATTTTAGGCATTTTTATCGAAAGATTGGCATATCGTCCTTTAAGAAACTCACCAAAAATTGTAATTTTAATTACTGCAATAGGTGTTTCCCTTCTTTTAGAATATACCACAATGTTTTTCCTGGGTCCGCAACCTCGAGCATTTCCGAAAGTTTTTAAAGAGATTTCGTATTCATTACTTGGCGGAAAGATTACCATATCAAATAGGGAAATTTTAATTATTGCGGTCACGGTTATCTTAATGATTTTACTGCAGTATATAGTTCATAATACGAAAATTGGAAAAGCAATGCGGGCAGTTTCTTATGACATGCAAGCTGCTCGTTTAATGGGAATAAATGTGGATACGACAATATCCATCACCTTTGCTCTTGGTTCAGCTTTAGCTGCGGCAGCAGGAGTGCTGGTAGGAATATATTACAATAAAGTATTTCCTTTAATGGGAATTATGTTCGGTTTAAAAGCCTTTGTTTCAGCGGTTTTAGGAGGAATAGGAAGTATACCTGGAGCAATGACCGGAGGGCTTATTTTAGGGATTACCGAGTCCTTAGTAAGTGGGTACGGTAGTTCTTTATATAGGGATCCCGTAGCTTTTGTGATTTTGATTATTATCTTATTAGTTAAACCTTCTGGCTTATTTGGGAAAAACGTTCGGGAGAAAGTGTAG
- the phoU gene encoding phosphate signaling complex protein PhoU: MNRTHFEKELEKLHYDVLKMGSLVEEAIANAIVSLVNHDTELAQKVIDDDDRIDKMEVEIDNKCAKIIVTQQPIARDLRIVLTGLKIVTDLERMADYAVDIAKTTLRIAHQKYIKPLIYIPRMAETVREMVKMSLDSYVRQDLDLARTIGEKDDIVDALYKQVFTEPLTYMMEDPRNIDQASQFLFVARYLERIADHATNICEWVIYLDTGEHIDLN; this comes from the coding sequence GTGAATCGCACTCATTTTGAAAAAGAATTAGAGAAACTTCATTATGACGTATTAAAAATGGGTAGCCTTGTAGAAGAGGCGATAGCGAACGCCATTGTTTCTTTAGTGAACCATGATACAGAATTGGCTCAAAAAGTTATAGATGACGATGACAGAATAGACAAAATGGAAGTAGAAATTGACAATAAATGTGCAAAGATCATTGTAACCCAGCAGCCAATTGCAAGGGATTTGAGAATAGTTTTGACAGGGCTTAAAATTGTTACAGACTTAGAAAGAATGGCAGACTATGCAGTAGATATAGCAAAAACTACTTTGAGGATTGCTCATCAAAAATATATAAAACCATTGATATATATTCCTAGAATGGCTGAAACCGTAAGAGAAATGGTAAAAATGTCATTGGATTCTTATGTCCGACAGGATTTAGACCTTGCAAGGACGATTGGTGAAAAAGATGATATAGTAGATGCCCTTTACAAACAAGTATTTACAGAACCATTAACTTATATGATGGAAGACCCAAGAAACATCGACCAGGCGAGTCAGTTTTTGTTTGTAGCTCGTTATCTTGAGAGAATTGCTGATCATGCTACTAATATATGTGAATGGGTAATTTACTTAGATACGGGAGAGCATATAGATTTAAATTAA